The Desulfovibrio sp. sequence GTCGTAAGTCCCTTTTTTCATGCCGGCGCGATCTCCATCAGCGTGAGGTCCTCTCATCCGGCCTCACGATAACCGACCCAGCGTGGTACTCGTTTTCGAGCTAGCCGGAGCAGGCGTGACATGTCTCGCCGGTAGTTCTGCCCCGCTTCGATTCACCAAGCTCAGCGGCGATCTTTTCCGCTACAGAGAGCGCGTGTCTCATGATCTCCACCTCGGGCATTTCGTCGGCGCTGAAGAGATTGCGGTCAAAGTCGATTAAAGAGTCCGTTATGATCACTTCGGGTTCCAGGTCATCCAGAACTCCCTGCATCATGCGTGTGGCGCACTTCAAAAAGCAGCCCTCCATGGCGATGACCCGGGGTGCGTTACGAACCAAGGCACGCTGCCCGGTGTTCTTGGTGAAAGCTCCGCCCAGGCAGATGCGTACGGTTTTGTCTCGCTCCAGGTTGTGGCAGAGGATGTTTGACGCTTGCCGGGCAATCTCCCCCCGCAGGCACGACCCTTCACAGCACATGATGGCCACCGGCTTGACAGCCTCTCGAGAGGCGAAGTCCTCACAGAGCTGGCAGGTTTTGGTAGGCTTAAGGATGCTC is a genomic window containing:
- a CDS encoding putative zinc-binding protein codes for the protein MSCEKASLASPSTCGSRYETVSILKPTKTCQLCEDFASREAVKPVAIMCCEGSCLRGEIARQASNILCHNLERDKTVRICLGGAFTKNTGQRALVRNAPRVIAMEGCFLKCATRMMQGVLDDLEPEVIITDSLIDFDRNLFSADEMPEVEIMRHALSVAEKIAAELGESKRGRTTGETCHACSG